A stretch of the Thiomicrospira pelophila DSM 1534 genome encodes the following:
- a CDS encoding TDP-N-acetylfucosamine:lipid II N-acetylfucosaminyltransferase → MGSKILHIGHLDKFISDFINVVEDDFDISQHEYRFFGKKEKYSIKTRSRVYIEHDLSWFNLVVMFNLVRAMVKADKIIVHGLVSNDLVKLLWLMPWILKKTYWVILGLDLYRYQKRNTNFSSKFKEFFRRPVIKNMGHLVTYIKGDYELAQQWYGTKGQYHECFMYPSNLYKEYDVPKKQHTGINILVGNSADPSNNHLDVFDKLEAFKAQDIKIYAPLTYGNPDYAKTIIEQGKQRFGDKFDAFIEHMPFNQYLDVLGKIDIAIFNHKRQQAMGNTITLLGLGKKVFMRSDVTQWEFFKSHDIVVYDIEYFEISQFDQSILDRNKETVKQFFSYENYIVQLHELFN, encoded by the coding sequence GTGGGTAGTAAGATTTTACATATTGGTCACTTAGATAAGTTTATTTCAGATTTTATTAATGTTGTTGAGGATGATTTTGACATATCTCAGCATGAGTACCGTTTTTTTGGAAAAAAAGAAAAGTATTCTATAAAAACTAGGTCACGTGTTTATATTGAACATGATTTATCATGGTTTAATCTAGTCGTGATGTTCAATTTAGTTCGTGCAATGGTGAAGGCCGATAAAATTATTGTGCATGGTTTGGTTAGTAATGATTTAGTGAAATTGCTGTGGTTAATGCCCTGGATTTTAAAAAAAACTTATTGGGTAATACTTGGATTAGATTTATATCGATATCAAAAAAGGAATACAAACTTTTCCTCAAAGTTTAAAGAGTTTTTTCGTCGGCCTGTGATTAAAAATATGGGGCATTTGGTTACCTATATCAAAGGCGATTATGAGCTGGCCCAACAATGGTATGGTACAAAAGGGCAATACCATGAATGCTTTATGTATCCCAGTAACCTTTATAAAGAATATGATGTACCGAAAAAACAACACACAGGCATCAATATTTTGGTTGGTAACTCTGCCGACCCGAGCAATAACCATTTAGATGTGTTTGATAAACTTGAAGCCTTTAAAGCTCAAGATATAAAAATCTATGCGCCTTTGACTTACGGCAATCCAGATTATGCGAAAACGATTATTGAACAAGGAAAACAGCGCTTTGGTGATAAGTTCGATGCATTCATTGAACACATGCCGTTTAATCAATATCTTGATGTCCTTGGCAAAATTGATATAGCTATATTTAACCATAAACGACAACAGGCGATGGGTAATACTATTACGTTGTTGGGCTTGGGAAAGAAAGTGTTTATGCGCAGTGATGTTACTCAGTGGGAGTTTTTTAAAAGCCATGACATTGTCGTTTATGACATCGAATATTTTGAAATTAGCCAGTTTGATCAATCAATACTAGATAGAAATAAAGAAACCGTCAAACAATTTTTTTCATATGAAAATTATATTGTTCAATTACACGAATTATTTAACTAA